CTAGGATGGTGACGGACTTGGGCAAAATTACGGGTACAGCGACGAAGGCGGCCGGACTCGTGTCGCAAATCAGGGCGTCCTACGATGCGATTTGCCCCTTGCCGAGACCTGTTTCTTGCCTTTATCTGATATGGAAAGATCCGTGGATGGCCGTTGGCGCTGACACTTTTATTGATTCTGTGCTCAAAAAGTGTGGATTTCACAATGTGGCTGCCTCCCTGGATGGCCGTTATCCGATTGTAACCAAAGAAACATTTCGGGGGAAAATGCCGGAAATGGTGTTCCTTTCGAGTGAGCCCTATCCTTTTACAAATTTGCATATTGTTGATGTTCAGAAGCTTGTGGCTACACCTGCTGTCCGGATCGTAGATGGTGAAATGTTTAGTTGGTATGGTTCACACTTGATCGGTGTCGAAAATTATCTCAATCTGGTGTTGCAAGATACTTTCGCTTCCTTATCTTTGCATGATTCGGTTTGAACTGTATACTGGAATTAAAAAGTTTTTGCTTATGACTTTGAATGCCCTGCTCCGCTTCGGTATCGTGACGTCCTTACTTGTTGTGTTGGTTTTGCCACTTGCGGCTTGGAAAAAGGCTGAATCAGCCAATCTGACCAATGCGAAATCTTCACTTGTAAGTCTTGTCGACGCCACCGAAAAACCTAGCACTGACATTCCTGCAGACCTACCCCCAGCCGTTTTGGCAGCAACTTATTCCGGCAAGTCTGGATGCGCAGCGACTGAACACAATTTTGAGATTGTAGTGGATGTGCTGGATGCCGGCACCAATCTTTACCGCGTAAGAAACCTGCTTGACGAAGGCGAAGTTGTCAAAGCCCGCTGGCGCGAAGGCAAGCTTCAGCTGGGTTCATCCCAGAAAATGGGCTCATACCAGATTTCTGGTTATGTCGAATACCTCGAAAGCCCTGCCCGGATTGAAACACATGTCAAGTATCAGGATGGTTTAGGTTTTTGCGAAGATGTCAGCGTCTTTGTGAAGCGTTAATTCGTCTGATGGATGAAAATGGCGGGACAAATCGGGGTAACAACCTGGATTTGTCCCGCTTCTTTTTGCATCAGGTTGGTTCAGATACGTTCAATGGCGATGCTTACGTTTCTTTTCCGTCCCTTGTCGTCCATGCATGTGACTTCAATTTTGCCATTTTGCGGTGCGAAGAAAAATCGCTCACCTGCAGCGCAGCCTCCGAGAAAGGCACCATCAGCAAACCAATAGTGCATTTCTGATTCAGGATCAGGTGCAGCTTGGAGCAAGAGCTCCTGCCCGGCTTCAACAAAATAAGTCTCTCCTTGTGCGGGCGAATGAATTTCTGGTCCGCCAACATGAAATACACCCTCGCATTCCGGATTATGCGCTGGTGGCCGCTGAAAATCCAACGACGACCTCACCATCCACAAGGTCAATTCGGGATTTAAGTTGCTGAAGCGCCGCTTTTGGTATCCCGAGGCGGGCAGGCAGGCTGTACAGTATTGAAGGGTTCCCTCCGGATTGGTAAAGATTTCGCGGTCGCGTTGGCAAGTAGCTGAAGTTGTAACCCCTTGAATGGTAAGATCCTTTGTGAGCTGAGTGCAGGTATGCGCGGGAGGCAACCCGCTTTCCGCGCAGACCACCCGCTCTCGCAGGCGCTCAGGCTTTGAAAACCAATGTTTATCCGCATCATAGTCGATCGCATTGAACAGGTCGAGCATCAAAGGCACGGCCGTTTTGCTCCCCGACATTTCCAAAACGGGGCTGCCGTCCATGTTGCCCATCCACACACCGATGGTATACCGCGGATTGTAGCCAACGCTCCAAGCGTCGCGCCTGCCGAAGCTCGTTCCGGTTTTCCAGGCAACTTTTGGCAATTTGCTGCGGCTCAGGAACAATGGCGGTAAATCAGGACGTTGGATGCCCGAGAGGATTTCGGTGACCATATAGGCTGCCTCTGCCGAGCAAATCCGATGGCCATTGTTGGTTTGCGGTTCCGATTCCAGAAACCGTAGCGGCCGCAGCACCCCGCCGTTCGCCAAGGCCGCATAGGCACGCACCAATTCCTCCATCGTTGCACCGCATCCGCCCAAAGCCAATGAAAGTCCCAAATCCTTGTGGTGTTTGCTCACCGAAGCAAAACCAGCCTCACGCAGTGCCCAGATGAAATTGTGAATGCCGATGTCGTTCAGCAGCCGCACCGCAGGCAAATTGAGCGAATGACGCAAGGCCTCTTCAGCGGAAACTTCGCCCCGGAATTGGCGGTCGTAGTTGACGGGCGAGAAATCGCTGAATTCCTTCGGTACGTCCAATAACTTCATCTTGGGCGTCAAAATGCCTTGATCGAAGGCCATTGCGTAAATGAAAGGCTTCAAAGTGCTGCCTGGCGAGCGGACGGCATGGATTCCGTCGACCTCGCCAGAGGCGGCTTTGTTGTGGAAATCTGCCGACCCGCAATAGGCAAGCACGTTCATCGTGCGGTTGTCCACGACGATTGCAGCGCCATTGGAGATGCCGGAGGCCTGTACGCGACGCACATGATTTCCTAGGAGATTCTGCGTCAACAATTGAATTTTCGGGGAAAGTGTTGTTTGGGTTGTGGATTCAGGTGCTTGACGCTGAACCCATTCGCAGAATTGTGGCGCATGGTAGGCAAATTCTTTTCGCTCGGTCGGAATGGTTTCGGTCAGGGCATCCGTGAGTTGTGCAGCAGGGAAAATCCCCCTTTCGCTAAAGCGGCGGAGCCATTTGTCTCGGGATTCCCGCGTTTCCGGACTGTTGGCGTCTGGCCGAAGGGAATTGGGGCGGTTGGGAATGACCGTGAGCAAAACACATTGTGAAAGGCTCAATTGGGAGGGAGGGCGATCAAAATAGATGTGGGATGCCGCCGAAACACCCTCGACATTGCCGCCATAAGGAAGGTAACTCATGTACATTTCCAAAATCTCGGTCTTCGAATGATGCCATTCCAACTGAAATGCCCGAAATGACTCCTGGATTTTACCCCAAATCGTCCTCGGCTTGGGTTCCATCATGCGCGCCACCTGCATCGTAATGGTACTCGCACCCGAATTGCGCGCGCCTGAAGCTGCATTTCCAAACAAAGCTCTTCCGATTGCCAAAGGATTGACGCCCGGATGCCAATAAAACCAGCGGTCCTCCTTGGCAATCAGTGCTTTGGGTAATTCTGCCGGAACATCTTCTAAATGCACCTGCATCCGCCACTTGTCGTCCTTGCTGAGGTAACAACGCAGAAGGCTTCCGTCTGAGGCACGCACTTCCGGACTGAAAGGCTTGGGAGCCGGCAATGGAAAAAACGTATCGAGAAGAAGGAAAAATACCAATGACAGCAGCGCAGCGGTGAACGCCCAACGCATTCGGCTGGTATTGAGCTTTTTCCGCCCTCGCAAAATCCATTGACCTAATATTTTTATTCCCATAAAGAATTGTCGCTCAATTCCGTGATGTATTCGCTAGAACCCCAGCAAGGCTCATAGAAGCAATGCCTTCTCGCTCCAATGCCCAATTTTTCACTTTTCACTTTTCACTTTCAGCATGAATTTGTCCCAAGTAGAAACTCTTTGGCCCGTTGCCGCAAAAGTTTCTGATCCCCAGGCATTTCCGGATTTGAGGCTGTCCCTGGCAATTGGGGTGCGACCGGGAATGGAGGCATCTCTTGCAACCACCCGCACGATGGCTCCGCTATGGTAGCTGCAAATCGTCGGATCATACATCGCCTCGGCGCTGATCGGAGGCATCATGTACCTGCCAAGATTGACCGCGCGCACCAAATAGTTGAATTCGCGGTCTTGGCCAGCCTGAAGATGGGTGAAAACATTCACGCGATCATCGCGCAAATCGTGGTTGTCGTAGTCGTTGGGCGAGGCGTTTTTGATCCATGAGTAGTCTGCATCGTTGAGTCTGGTGTTTTCAACTTCAAATCCGGCGGGGATCATGTCGCAAATGGCGACGTTTTCCACGGTATTGGTACTGCGAATCTTCACGCGGCAGACGACCAATTCGCCTTGGTTGAAAATCGGATTTTGAATGCGTCGGCCATCGGTATCGTACCATTCTCTCCGGACGCGCAAACCTTCGTCACGATCCGCAATCTTGACGGTTGCACCTTTTTTGATGCCTTCAATTTTCCAATAGTAATAGGCTTTCCCACTCCCTATTGCACTCAGCGCGATGGTTTTTCCGCTCAAATTGGTGCCAAGGTGGCGATTGTTTTCCCCGGTAAACGTCAGCAAAGATTCCGCTCCCAGCATGGCCTTGACGGTGATATTGTCGAGTTTGCTTCCCTTCGCGATTTTGCCCAAGGCCAGAAATGCCCATGCTTTTTCTTGGGTATTGTTGAGCTCCTTGCGGTGCACCTTGAGGTAATTGAGCAGCATGGGAACGCGTGGGTTGCTTGGATCTGCATCGACAAGGGCGTTGAGCATGATCGCTGTCGACCGCAGCGGCGAGTCAAAGCTACCTCCGGTCATTTTTTCGGGCAGGTCGGGAACGCCTCCATTCGGCAGCAAGTCTTCAAAGCTATCCATGTCCTTTTTCATGGCAAATGCTCCTGCAAGCAGGTAACGGCTGTCTTGGCAGAGTCCGTTTGGGCGGCTTTTGTAGTAGTTCATCAGCGCAACGTCGGGTTGGCCGGCCAGGGAAAGGACATACAAGGCGTAAATGAGTTCCTGACTTGCCTTTTCTTCCGAGATCCAAGCACCGTTGCGGTTGAATCTGTGCTGGAATGTGGTTTTGTCGGTGGTGATGCTTTTTAAATGCGAGATGGCGCGATCAAGGACAACTTTCTGCACGGCAAATCCCGCCTTCTCGGCTTCGAGGAGGAAATGCGTTGCATAAACACTGCCCCATTTGTTCTCATACTGCGCCCCGTTGGGCCAATAGGAAAATCCGCCGTCGTAGAGTTGCATGGCTTCGAGTTTCTTGACACCCTCCCGCACGTTGTGCACGGCATTGGATTGGGCATATTTTTCAGGCGCAACCAATTCGGCAAGGTCTCCAAAGTAAAGCTGCGGAAAGACGCTCGAAACTGTTTGCTCGACGCATCCGTGTGGGTAATTGAGGAGATAGTCAAGCTGATCTGCGAATTCCAACGCTGGAAAGCTGCTGAAAGTGAGGAGCGTACGCTGCATTTGAGGTTCGTAACCACCCGGAATCGAAATGGTCGCTTGACTTCCAGCCTCGATCACGCCGCTACCGGCACGTGTTTCAAGGGGTGTTGGGGGGCGAACTGCGATTTCGACGCGTTGCCGCAGCTTTTCAAGGCCTTCTGTTTCCAGCAATATCGCGGCGGGCCCGGCAGCAATGGCCCGAATTCCGAAGTCTGTTTCCGCATTTCCTGTGGCGCTAATTTCGACTTGTTTTTCATTTCCGCCATCGATTTCCAGCGGCCCCTCTACGGTCAATTTGACTTTTACCTTTCCTGCATTTTCCGTGAGATTCATCAGATTGATAGGCATTTGCAACGAATCCCCGGCGGTGAAAAAGCGTGGAATCGCAGCCATCAAAATCAAATCGTCGCGGATGATCATAGGCTTGTCTCCGGACCCGAATTGCATGCCGTCATACACCATCACCATGACCCGTGCCCGACCATTAAAATCCTCTGGAATCGGAACTTTGAACGTGAGACGCCCCGAGCTGTTGGTGTTTTGGATCCCGCTCCACCACGCAAACGGTTTGTATCTTTTGGCTTTGATGGGATTCAGTTGGCCATAAGAACTCCAATCACCGCCGTCGCTACCGCCGGTCGCCATCCCCATATTGGGTACCTCCGGCAGCAGGAATTCATACATGTCATAGCCCTGCACCGTGAGCGCGCGCGGCGCATACATGTGGGCATACGCGTTGGGTGTGCGAAACCCACTGATCGCCAAAATGCCCTCATCCACCACCGCAACGGTCATTTTTACGCCCGCTTTCGCCGAAGTTTGAACGGTAATCGACTGCATGCCGCCGGGTTTGATGATCCCGGGCGCGGTGATTTTTACAGGCAAAATCCGGCTGGGATTGTCGACTTTGATGACCCCGTACCCGTGGGCAACGGTCATGGGCAACTGCCCTTTGCCCTTTTGCGGACGGAAAAGTGTCGCTGTCACGAAAACGTTCGGTGCATGCACGTCCTTGATGGGGAAGACCACCTCCGCCGAATTGTTTTCAATGTCGATGTAGCGGTATTCATTTACTTTGTCACGTTCGAGGGTGACGAGCATTCGTCCGGAAAATGGGGCTGTGAGCAAAATGCGCGCCTTTTCGCCGACTTTGTATGCGGGTTTGTCAAATTTGATGGCCACCGTGCCTTCGCGGTTCACCCCAAACGAGGATTCCGTCGCGACGGACTTTCCATAAGCACTGAATTGCCTGCGTTGGCTTCCGCTGGCATCCAGCATCGTGATGGTGAGTTCATAATTGCCCGCTTTGGAAATTCGGTGGGCATACCGGTTGATGTCAGCACCCTGCGTGATGGTGTCATTTTTCAGAACAATGGCTTCGTTTTCACTGACATAATAAAACCCTTTGGTATCCTTGCGCATGGAACGTTTCCATTCGAAGTGCACCAGTTTTACCTCCATTTTGAGGCCCTTTGCAATTTGGTCGTTGTAGGTCATGGGCACGAAGTCCAGCCGATAGCTGTCATTGATGTTGAAATACTGCCCATGTTCCTTGATACCCAGAAAATTGTCGCGTGTAGCGACGGAGAATGACTTTTGGGCAATGACACTGTGGCCGGTATTGTCAAATACCGTGGCTTGGGCAAGCCCTGACGCAATTCCAGTACCCTTGAGTTCTGTCGGAACGATGTATTCAAGGGTATCTCGGCCCCATTGATCCAGTTTTCCATCGACATGGGACCATTCAGATTCCTGATTGTCGTCGCTGCGTTGCGCAAAGTCAAAGTCGGGATACCTTGCTGACCGGAAATCGACGTAGCGTAGTTTGAAAATTGTGCCGTAATCATGTTCCGCGCAGGCGGATCCGAAGTAATAATTGGCCTCTAACGGGAATTGAAGCGTATCGCCGGGTCTAACGCTTGTTTTGTCGGAACCGATCGTGACTTTGATCTTGTCGGGGACAAATTCTTCGACTGAAAAGGTATATTGGCCATAGTAGTCCTCGACACCGGCGACTACATCGATGCGGTAGCTTCCAGTCCTTACACCAAAATCGATCGGATGGTTGATTTCAATCGCTCCGTCTTCATTGGTCGACTTCTGCATTTCATGCAACAATCCGCCTTCCGGGCCATGAACCTTGATGGTGACGGGCAGATTTTTGGGTGTTCCGAAGTCCCAATTGCGCACGATGGCGCTGAAATGAAGCGTATCTCCGGGGCGATACAGGTCGCGGTCACTGTAACAGAAAATGTCATAGGTGCTGCGCGACTTTCCCTCGAGGTCAAAACGGTCTTGATCGATTTCTGAACGGTCCAAGTCGAGGAATTGAAGGTCATTGCCGATCTGGGCGGTGATCAGTTTCGGTTTAAATGTGCGGCTTTCGTCCCATTTGCCTCCGATTTTTGAGAATTTCACCACACCCTGGGCATCGGCGACGCCGGTGAGAAAGGCTTGATTGGTACTGGAAATCAAGCTGATTTTTGCGCCCGCAGCGGGCCTTGCCGTCGAGAGGTAATTGGCAAATACCAGCAAGTCATCGTCGTTCCATTTGGCGATCAATCCGATGTCGGAAAGAGAGACGATTTTGTAGTCATCGTGCCAACCTTCTCCCTCGACACTTCGAATCTGAACTGCAAAGATTCCCTTGAATTTGTTCTGGAACTGTTTTTTGAGCTTGATGGGGATGTCTGCAATCTCATTGCGCACCGCATCGGGGACAGTAATCGTGTCAGTGTGAATCAATGCGCCGTACTCTTCGATGCTCAAATAGCCATAATCGTCGCCGTAGAAGTATTGATTTTCAGTGTCATAATAGCTCCAGGTTCGGAAGTTGCTGGGGTTGGAGCCGAGAAAATGAACGAGGTTGTTTTCATAGATTTCATACAATTCGACGGTGAATTTGGAAAGGTTGGTGGTCTTGACGTTCAGGTTTTCGTAACCATTGCGCATCATGAAGTGGCCTTTGTCATCTGCAAACCTGAGAAACGGCTTCAGGCTTGGAACGTGAATTTCAGATGTGTAGTCCTTGAGCAGAAGGCCGCCGGCAGTGCCTGGCAAACCTTGTCGAAAGCCGATTTGGTAGCTCGTCCCCGGTTTGAAGTCGGCTTCGAGGATGATTTCGTCGTTTTGGTTGGTGACCTGAAACGGCATGTCCGGGACAATGGCGATAAATGGTGCAATGGAGTTCGCTTCCAAGCCCTGGTTGCCGTCAATCCGCACGTGGTATTTGCCGCCGTCAAAGTCTTCCCGCACGCTGATGATTTCCACTTCGGCAACCGGCAAAAGCGTATCCCGCAAGGTGGCCGTTTCCGTCAAGGGGCTATGTCCCAGGGTCGACGCCATCAATCCCGGTTTCAAACGAACCTCAATCGGTTGCGCGCCGGGCCCAAAAGGCTGCATATCGGCGAGAATTTCAAACTCGGTGGTGGCATAGTAAGCGTAAATCGACAGGGATTCCACCTTGGTGTCACCACGGTAAACTTCAAGGTGTTTGCGCAACTCCTCGGGGTCCACGGGATAATTGAATTCAAGGTGAATGTTGATCGGTTGACGTTGTGTGCTGCTGACATTGTCTGACCACGAAAGCCAAAGGCGCTCCGGCGCAAAAAAGGGCGTGTTGAATTCGATGATTTCCGGACTGATCTTGGCTTCCTCGCCAAAAAACAACGCTGGATTGGGGCTTGCGACGATTTTGGTGGATGCCGGCAGTTTTCCATTCTCCGGAAAAAAGGTCAACAGGTTGCGTTTTTTCCAGCGAAATGAACCTTTGATCGGCGGATCAAATTTCATATAGGCCGTTGAAGACCATTTTCCAATCGAATCGACGGGTGCAAGCGAATCTTCAAATTCAAAATTGAGGGCCGAAGCGACCTCAACCTCGCCCTTGGGAAAGACCTTGACGGTGTAGGTTTTGGTGCAGCCGACCATCAAAACGGCTATGAATGCGAAAGGCAAAAGCGGGTAACGGTTCCACATAGAAGAAGTATGACGAATGGGTTGACATCGCAGCAAAAGATTCATCGCCCGCAGACGGCGGGAAT
This genomic window from Bacteroidota bacterium contains:
- the pbpC gene encoding penicillin-binding protein 1C; this translates as MGIKILGQWILRGRKKLNTSRMRWAFTAALLSLVFFLLLDTFFPLPAPKPFSPEVRASDGSLLRCYLSKDDKWRMQVHLEDVPAELPKALIAKEDRWFYWHPGVNPLAIGRALFGNAASGARNSGASTITMQVARMMEPKPRTIWGKIQESFRAFQLEWHHSKTEILEMYMSYLPYGGNVEGVSAASHIYFDRPPSQLSLSQCVLLTVIPNRPNSLRPDANSPETRESRDKWLRRFSERGIFPAAQLTDALTETIPTERKEFAYHAPQFCEWVQRQAPESTTQTTLSPKIQLLTQNLLGNHVRRVQASGISNGAAIVVDNRTMNVLAYCGSADFHNKAASGEVDGIHAVRSPGSTLKPFIYAMAFDQGILTPKMKLLDVPKEFSDFSPVNYDRQFRGEVSAEEALRHSLNLPAVRLLNDIGIHNFIWALREAGFASVSKHHKDLGLSLALGGCGATMEELVRAYAALANGGVLRPLRFLESEPQTNNGHRICSAEAAYMVTEILSGIQRPDLPPLFLSRSKLPKVAWKTGTSFGRRDAWSVGYNPRYTIGVWMGNMDGSPVLEMSGSKTAVPLMLDLFNAIDYDADKHWFSKPERLRERVVCAESGLPPAHTCTQLTKDLTIQGVTTSATCQRDREIFTNPEGTLQYCTACLPASGYQKRRFSNLNPELTLWMVRSSLDFQRPPAHNPECEGVFHVGGPEIHSPAQGETYFVEAGQELLLQAAPDPESEMHYWFADGAFLGGCAAGERFFFAPQNGKIEVTCMDDKGRKRNVSIAIERI
- a CDS encoding ABC transporter substrate-binding protein, giving the protein MSFPISIYDHLGRQVDLPQIPQRIVSLCPSQTETLVALGVGERLVGRTRFCIHPKSVLKKVKNIGGTKLVDFDRIRALKPDLIIGEKEENTAEMVAALEAEWPVFVTDVRDLESSARMVTDLGKITGTATKAAGLVSQIRASYDAICPLPRPVSCLYLIWKDPWMAVGADTFIDSVLKKCGFHNVAASLDGRYPIVTKETFRGKMPEMVFLSSEPYPFTNLHIVDVQKLVATPAVRIVDGEMFSWYGSHLIGVENYLNLVLQDTFASLSLHDSV